GACAAGAAACATGCTGAGTCACAAACTGCATCACTTAAAAAAGTCTCTGCTTTTGGTTTCAGGAATTTCTCCGGGTGGAAGGGATAATTATTTTGTTCGATATTTTGAATGATCTTTTGCATGGTTTCAATAACGATCAATGGAAACTCTCCTACAGAAGTTTCTCCACTTAGCATTACTGCATCAGCGCCGTCCAATACAGAGTTGGCCACGTCATTTACCTCAGCACGTGTTGGCCTTGGCGTAGTGATCATACTCTCCAGCATCTGTGTAGCAACAATAACTGGTTTTGAAGCTGCACGACATTTTTGAACAATCATTTTCTGCAACAAAGGAACTTCTTCCATTGGCATCTCCACACCCAGATCACCACGGGCAACCATGATACCATCCGAAACAGCGATAATTTCATCTATATTAGCAATAGCCTCAGGTTTCTCAATTTTAGCAATTACCCTTGCAGATTTGCCCCTGGCTTTAATAATATCTTTTAGTTCAGTAATGTCTTCTGCGTTACGCACAAAAGAAAGACCAATCCATTCTACATCATTTTCCAATACAAACTCTAAGTTTTTACGGTCTTCAATCGTCAAAGAAGGGATAGAAACTTTTGTGTTTGGAAGATTTACACCTTTTCTAGAAGTCAGGATGCCACCGTGAACAACTTCACACAGAACTTCGTCATCAAGATTGGTTTCCAAAACCCGCATCTGCAGTTTACCATCATCCAAAAGGATAATTTCACCTGCTTTTACATCTTGTGGAAAGGTCTCATAAGTAATATAAATCCGCTCTTCACTTCCAATGCACTCTTTAGTAGTAATGGTTGTTTTTGCGCCGTTAATCAAGTGAATACCGCCATCCTGAACGATCCCGATACGGATTTTAGGTCCTTGTAAATCTGCCAGGATACCAACGTTATAACCGTGTTTTTCATTAAGGTCACGGATAGTATCTAAAACTACCTGATGATCAGCCTGAGAACCATGTGAGAAATTAAGTCTACACACGTCTAAGCCTGCATTAAACATGCTAAACAATACATCTGGTTTAGCCGAAGCCGGACCTAATGTTGCTACTATTTTTGTTCTGGAATGAAAAGGTTTCATTTAATTAATTTATATTATTAATGCCCTGGAATCAGCTTTTTTTACACCAAAAAACCTTACCGGGTTGTGGTTAGTTCTTGTTATTATCTTGAGTATAAGATTCAAATATAGTGTATTTTATACACTCAGCATATAAAATTTATATTACCAAATTTTCACGGGAGCGTATTTTTGCAGGATCAATTTTTGCAGCAACCTGAATATCAGCTATTTTATTTAATCCACTAAGGATATAATTAAGGTCTTCGTTGTCCAAAAATTGGTGAATGATCATAAAGTAATCTACCTTATTCATTTCAGGTATTAAAAACCCTTCGCTGTTTCGGTTGTTAAGAATATAATATTCGTTCTCACTGGTGTCAGAAAAAAAACAATATTTAGAAAAAGACAATGCCGGCTCATCGATGTTAAAATAAACCTCATGATCTTCGGCTTTCTCAAAGTTAAGACTTAGATTTGTATTGATTTTATGGCAAAGCACATAATCCTTTAAGGATGCGGTGATTGCGATCAAAATGAAATCTAAATCTAATGATAATTTTAAATAGGTTTTGTTCAAAATGCCTGTATGATTTGAGGATACGAAATTATAAAACTAATTTTACTTTACCGTTTGGAATAAAAACATTAAAATTGACAGGGAAATAAAAACATTTGAAATGTCTTAGAATTTATTTTTCTTTGCACTGAATTATTTAACCATTAAATTATAACAAATTATGTCTGATATTGCTTCAAGAGTTAAGGCTATTATCGTTGAAAAATTAGGTGTGGATGAAAGCGAAGTTACACCAGAAGCTTCTTTCACAAACGACTTGGGTGCGGATTCTTTGGATACTGTAGAGCTGATTATGGAGTTCGAAAAAGAGTTCAATGTAGCAATTCCTGATGATCAGGCTGAGACTATTGGCACTGTAGGTCAAGCCGTTGCCTATTTAGAGAAAAACGTAAAGTAAAACATACGGTCTCCGTATAATCCGTATAAATGGAATTAAAAAGAGTAGTAGTTACTGGTCTTGGTGCGCTCACTCCAATTGGAAATACAGTCCCGGATTTCTGGGCTGCCTTGCTAAATGGTGTGAGCGGCGCGGGGCCGATTAAAGGTTTTGATACCGAAAAATTCAAGACCAAATTTGCCTGCGAGGTCAAAAATTTCAATCCTGAAGACTTCATGGATAAGAAAGAAGCCCGTAAACTCGATCCTTTTGTTCAATTTGCTATTGCTTCCACAGAAGAAGCCGTAAAGGATGGTCAGTTCGATTTTACTAAATTGGACACCAACCGTATAGGCGTAATCTGGGGATCTGGAATAGGCGGAATTAAAACGTTTTTAGATGAAATGAGGAACTTTTTTGCTGGCGACGGAACGCCACGCATTAACCCTTTTTTCATTCCCAAAATGATTATAGACATTGTGCCTGGACACATCTCTATTAAACATGGTCTACGCGGACCAAACTTTGCTACTGTTTCTGCCTGTGCATCATCAACCAATGCCATGATTGACGGATTTAATTACATTCGCCTCAATATGGCTGATGTAATCATTACCGGAGGATCTGAAGCCATTATAAATGAAGCCGGTATTGGTGGCTTTAATGCAATGCACGCCCTTTCTACCCGTAATGATAGTCCCGAAACTGCATCCAGACCTTTTGATAAAGACCGTGATGGCTTTGTTGCAGGTGAAGGTGCCGGAACAATTATTCTGGAAGAACTTGAACATGCAAAAAAACGTGGTGCAAAAATCTATGCCGAAATTGTGGGCGGTGGAATGAGCGCAGATGCAAACCATATTACCGCCCCGCATCCTCAAGGTCTTGGTGCTAAAATGGTGATGACAAACGCACTTAGAGATGCCGGAATGAAAACCTCAGACATTGATTATATTAATGTTCATGGTACCTCTACCCCACTTGGTGATATTTCTGAGGTTAGTGCCATCGGAGACCTTTTTGGTGAAGATGCCTATCAGCTAAATATCAGTTCTACAAAATCCATGACCGGACATTTACTTGGTGCCGCTGGTGCTGTAGAGGCTATTGCCGCAATCTTGTCCGTAAAAAATGATGTGGTTCCTCCAACAATTAACCACTTTACAGATGATCCACAGTTTGACCCGAAATTAAATTTTACATTTAATACTGCAGAAAAACGTACTGTACGCGCAGCATTAAGTAACACTTTTGGCTTTGGTGGTCACAATGCATCTGTTATATTCAAAAAATACGAGGAATAACCTACCATGATCTTTGCGAAACTCAATGCCCTTATTTGACCTCTATAAGCTTTATTTATCGGCTGATAAGGAATTTGTTAAAAAGCTGAAAAACATACTCGGGTTTGTTCCTGGAAATACTGTTTTATATAAAATGGCTTTCAGGCACCGTTCTGTGGCTAAAGTATTAAAAAACGGGAGCCGGAGCAGCAATGAGCGTTTAGAATTTCTTGGCGATGCCATCCTGGGTTCTGTAATTGCCGAACTTTTGTTTAAAAGCTATCCTTATAAAGAGGAGGGATTTTTAACAGAAATGCGTTCTAAAATTGTGAACCGTGTAAATTTAAACCAGCTGGCCCGCAAAATGGGTTTCGACCAACTGATTATCTTTGATCAGAAGATGGTGAATGTGCAAACCAAACACCACTCTATGCTTGGTGATGCTTTTGAAGCGCTTATTGGTGCAATATATCTTGATAAGGGATATGATTTTACAAGGGAGTTTTTGATGAAGAGGATTGTAAAGCCTTACATCGACATTCATACACTGGAACTTACAGAAACTAACTTTAAAAGTAAGTTGATTGAATGGTGCCAGCGTCATGGTAAAGATATCACCTTTGATATGGTGCAGAACGGAGAAGGCGAAAGCACTAAGTTATTTACCATTCAGGCTATGATTGAAGGTGAAAACTATGGCATCGGGCGTGACTACAACAAGAAGAATGCGGAAAAGCTTGCAGCTGAAAAAGCCTGCGAAGCACTCTCTATTTAATTCTTTTTAAACTATCTGCTTTTAATATTTCCCTTTTTAGCGAATCCAGATTTGGATTGGTCAGATTAGGATTTGCCTTTAAATCTTCCGTATACTTTGTATAAGCATCCCTGATGTACTTAATGGCATCATATTCAGCCCATTTTCTTGCTTTGCTATACTCCGGACGGTAATTTATCATAAAATAATCCAGCTCTTTGCCTCCCTTTAAAGGCGTATGCTTTTTAACCATAAACTCATTAAAAAGTCCGTCAATTTCTGATTGCTGCAGCTCCGTGGTGGCATATTTACCAAACCGCCTTGCATTTTTAGGTGTCTTTCCGAAAAGCTCATAAACCGCCGTTAGCGGAGAAAAAATATAGGATAACAATGGTGGTTTACCTTCGTAAAAAGTGCCCTTATCCCTGTAATCCTGTTTAATTTCTTTAAATTCCTCTTTCCTGTTCTGACCCGCGGTAATCTTTACTTCCTTTAAATTTGTACCCCGGTTTAAGTAAATAACCATATCCTTAGTAGAAGTAACGGCAGCCTCGGTAGTGGCATACTCTATCCTGAAAATCATTAAGGTATCTGTAACCAGTCCACCGATCTGAAAAAAACCGAAGCTATTGCTTTGCACAGAAGCCCCTGTTCTTTTATTTACAACCTCTGCATCACCAAGTCGTGTTGTGGTACCACGTTCCATAATTACCCCCCTTACAATACCCGCCTGCTGGGCCTCAGAAACAAAGGGCACGACCATTAAAGCGAACATCAAAAAGAAAAGAAATGTGAATGGGCGAAGTCTTGTGAAAATCATTATGTAAATTTAAACATAATGATTAAAAATCGTACCATTAAACCGTTTTAACAATAAATTATATCTTTGCACATGATAAAATCTATGACAGGCTATGGCCTGGCCTCTACAGACCATGAAAATATTAAATTTGCCGTAGAGATCAAATCTTTAAACAGTAAGTTCCTGGAACTGAATTTAAAACTACCGCGGGCATATGCCGATAAGGAACTTTTACTGCGTAATGTGTGTAGCAAGGATATTGAGCGCGGAAAAGTAAATGTGTCTGTTAATATTGAGCGTTCTGCGGAGAACCTGAAGGGGGCCACCATAAATGCAGCACTGTTAAGTAAATACTACAAACAGCTGGAGGCCATCAACATAGATTTGGGTGCAAATTCCGGTAATTTATTACAAGCAGTTCTTAATTTTCCTGAAGTCATCAGCTACACGGAAGATGAGGCCAGCGATTCGGAATGGAAAGTATTAAATGAAACCTTTAATACAGCCCTAAAAAACTTCAACAAATTTAGAGAAGATGAAGGCGCTGTTTTAAGAAGTGACCTGGAACTTAGAATTAAAAACATTCTGCAGTTTTTTGCTCAGATTGAAGTTTTGGAACCATTGAGGATTCCGCAAATCAGAAGCCGGTTAAACCAGTTTTTGGAAGACAATGTAGGCAAGCTGAATGTAGATCAAAACCGCCTGGAGCAGGAATTGATTTATTACATAGACAAATTGGACATTACAGAAGAAAAAATTCGCTTACGCAGTCATTGTGATTACTTTGTGGAAGCTTTGAAGGGTAAGGATGCCAATGGTAAAAAACTCGGATTTATTTCTCAGGAGATAGGCAGGGAAATTAATACCATGGGTGCTAAAGCCAATGATGCCCAAATACAGCAACTGGTTGTGGGTATGAAAGAAGAACTGGAGAAGATAAAAGAACAGCTTTTAAACGTCCTCTAGCATAATAACGAAACATCAATGAAACAAGGAAAACTGATCATATTTTCTGCTCCTTCCGGTGCCGGGAAAACCACTATCGTAAAACACCTGCTCACTAAATTTCCATCCCTGTCCTTTTCTATTTCTGCTACAACAAGAGAGCAGCGCGGAGATGAAGTTCATGAAAAGGATTATTACTTTATTTCCAAAGAAGCCTTTTTGCATAAAGTAGCACACCAGGAGTTTGTGGAATTTGAAGAGGTATATAACGGTACTTTTTATGGCACACTGCGCTCTGAAATCCAACGCATCTGGGACGCTGGTAAACATGTGATTTTTGATATTGACGTGGAAGGTGGCATCAGGTTAAAAAGAAAATATGAGGCAGATGCATTGGCTATTTTTGTGCAGCCACCCTCACTTGAAGTGCTTAAAGAAAGATTAACAGGAAGAGGTACAGACAGTCCCGAAAAACTTCAGGAACGCTTTACAAAGGCTGAAAAAGAGCTTGAATATGCAGAAAAGTTTGATGTGATCCTGAAGAATTATGACCTGGAAGTTGCCTGCCAGGAAGCAGAAAAGCTTGTGGCTGATTTTATAGCTTCGTAATTTGTGCTGTCATGAAGACTGGCCTTTTCTTCGGTTCTTTTAACCCCATACACACCGGGCACCTGATTATAGCCAATTATATGGCTTCTTTTACGGAACTGGATGAAGTATGGTTAGTGGTCTCGCCACACAATCCATTAAAAGAGAAGAAAGGGCTTGGCAACATGTACGACAGGTTGGAGATGGCCAGGCTGGCAACGGAAAAGGCCGAACACCTTAAGGTAAGCAACATAGAGTTTGGCTTACCACAGCCCTCTTATACTATAGATACTTTAACTTATCTTCAGGAAAAATATCCAGACAGAACGTTTGCATTGATTATGGGTGCCGATAACCTGGCTTCTTTTAAAAAATGGAAAAATTACGAGGTCTTGCTTAAAAACTATCAGCTCTATGTTTACCCAAGACCAGGTATCGATTTAACAGAATGGAAAAGCCATCCTTCTATTATACTGACAGATACCCCACAGATGGATATCTCTTCTACATTTATCCGTAAAGCCATTAAGGAGCATAAAAGCATTCAGTTCCAGGTTCCGGATGCCGTAATCGCTTTTATTGAAAGCAAAAACATGTACAGGTAAATTACCTGTACAACAAAAAGATAGTTGGTTTTTTATGCAAGTCTATTCTTTCCTGACGCCATTGTCCGATAGACATGGTTTTAATCATCTCATCTTCTCCGGTAATGTTACAAGCTACGCACAGCAAAGTCTGGGCAGCGGTATTCTTTAAAATATCTTCGTAAAGGTGGTTGTTTCTAAATGGCGTTTCTATAAACAGTTGTGTTTGCTTGTTTTTTATGGCAAGTTGTTCCAGCTCTTTAATCCGTTTTCCACGTTCGGTTTTATCGATCGGCAGATAGCCATGAAAGGTGAAGCTCTGTCCGTTAAATCCGGAAGCCATTAAAGCCAAAAGAATAGAACTTGGGCCAACCAGTGGAACCACTTTTATCCCTCTTTTATGTGCCTCGGCAACAACATCCGCACCGGGATCTGCTATACCCGGACTTCCGGCTTCACTCATCAAACCCACATCTTTACCGGTCATCAGTTCCTTAAAATAAGGCACCATAGAATCGTTACGTTTGTGCTTCCCGTAATCGTGAATTTTCAATTCACTTTGTGGTTTTTGCAATCCCGCCTCTTTTAAAAACTTTCTTGCTGTCTTTTCATTTTCAACAATGTAAGTATCCAGAGCGTTAATTGTATCTAACAAATAGGGTGTATATGATTTTGCAGATGCATTTTCCGCTAACGGTACAGGAATTAAAAACAGGGTGCCTTTGCTCATTTGAATAGATTAAATTAGTACTGTATTGCTTTTTTTACAGTTTACAAAAGAATAAAATAATTGGTTGTAAAGCGCATTTTAATGTTAAATATTCTACTCAGCGCGCATAGTGGTATGGAATTACTTGTTTTTTAGCATCATACTTCGTAAATTGTATCATGTTTTACAGGCTCAAAACCTAAACCAAGGCCTGTTCTGTATAGGTTTACAATTAGATTACATTGGAGATTAAACTAATGTAATTATCGGAACTCAAATTGATATCTTAAAAATAGGTTAAGAAACAAATATAAATCACACACACATGAAAAACAGGATTAAATTTCCGGCCATAGTTTTGGGGCTACTGCTCCTGCTCACCGGATTCACACAGCAGACAAAGGCGCAGGATGATGATGTGTCTCTGCAAACTTTTTACGATGAATTATCTCCTTATGGAACCTGGATACAAGATCAGGAGTATGGCTATGTATGGCGGCCTGATGTAGATCAGAGTGATTTTAGACCATACTACAGCAATGGACGATGGGCCATGACCGAATATGGAAATACATGGGTATCTGATTATGATTGGGGTTGGGCTCCTTTCCATTACGGACGCTGGGTAACCAACAGGTACAATCAATGGCTTTGGATCCCGGATACCACCTGGGGACCTGCATGGGTAAGCTGGAGATCTGGCGGGGGTTACTATGGCTGGGCGCCACTAGGGCCAAGAATGGGTGTAAGTGTGAACTTTGGGTTTAGCATTCCAGACTTGTGGTGGTGTTTTGTACCACAGGCCAACATTTACTATAGCCGCTTTCCAAGGTACTATGCCAACAGAAATTATGGAATCCTGGGTCGTACTACCTATATTACCAATGTTTATGTACACAACAGAAACTCTTATTACACAGGTCCAAGAAGAGATGATATCAGGAGGGCAACACGTCAGGATGTAAGGGTGTATAACATTAATCGTTCTGACAGACCTGGAAGAGGAGGGATTTCTAACAACAGCATTAATATGTATACGCCACGGGGCGGAAGGGGAGATAATGCCAATGCGGTTCCAAGAACTGTAGCACCTGGAAGTTCCTATATAGCCAATCGTGGTGGCAGAGGCGAAAATGGCAATGGGACCAGACCAGATCGTGCAGCTGAAAGAAATCCTGATGGGAACAGGCCGGACAGAGGTACTGCGAACCCTGGAGATAGGGGAACTGAAGGTGGTCGTCCGGGAAGATTTGGAACGCCAGGCAACAGGAACCAATCTGGAGCAGATCGTCAGCAACGTGACGCACAAACTCCTGAGCAAAGACAACAGCGCCAGCAGCAGTTTGAGCAACAACGCCAGCAACGTGGCGATGCACAACGTCAGCAAGGTGATCAACAAAGGCAACAGCGTACTGAGGCTGAAAACCAGCAAAGAGAGCAGCAGCGCCAACAACGTGGTGAAGCGCAACGTCAGCAGGCAGATCAGCAAAGGCAACAAGCCGATCAACAGCAGAGACAGCAGCGCAGCGAGGCTGAAAACCAACAAAGACAACAGCAACGTGAGCAGGCGCAACAACAAAGGCAGCAAGCAGAGCAGCAGCAGAGACAGCAACGCAGTGAAGCTGAAAACCAACAAAGACAACAGCAGGCGCAACAACAACGTCAGCAGGTTGAACAGCAACGTCAGCAGCAACAACAACAAAGAAGTTCTGAAAGCCGCGGTGGTGGCGAGGG
The nucleotide sequence above comes from Pedobacter sp. MC2016-14. Encoded proteins:
- the pyk gene encoding pyruvate kinase, giving the protein MKPFHSRTKIVATLGPASAKPDVLFSMFNAGLDVCRLNFSHGSQADHQVVLDTIRDLNEKHGYNVGILADLQGPKIRIGIVQDGGIHLINGAKTTITTKECIGSEERIYITYETFPQDVKAGEIILLDDGKLQMRVLETNLDDEVLCEVVHGGILTSRKGVNLPNTKVSIPSLTIEDRKNLEFVLENDVEWIGLSFVRNAEDITELKDIIKARGKSARVIAKIEKPEAIANIDEIIAVSDGIMVARGDLGVEMPMEEVPLLQKMIVQKCRAASKPVIVATQMLESMITTPRPTRAEVNDVANSVLDGADAVMLSGETSVGEFPLIVIETMQKIIQNIEQNNYPFHPEKFLKPKAETFLSDAVCDSACFLSKQTGAVGIVSMTLSGYTAFQISSHRPKALTYIFTSNRSLLNSLSLLWGVQGFYYDKFDSTDQTIEDVNQLLKEFKLVKKGDILINTAAIPMEKKGKTNMLKVTVVE
- a CDS encoding IPExxxVDY family protein, with translation MNKTYLKLSLDLDFILIAITASLKDYVLCHKINTNLSLNFEKAEDHEVYFNIDEPALSFSKYCFFSDTSENEYYILNNRNSEGFLIPEMNKVDYFMIIHQFLDNEDLNYILSGLNKIADIQVAAKIDPAKIRSRENLVI
- a CDS encoding acyl carrier protein; this encodes MSDIASRVKAIIVEKLGVDESEVTPEASFTNDLGADSLDTVELIMEFEKEFNVAIPDDQAETIGTVGQAVAYLEKNVK
- the fabF gene encoding beta-ketoacyl-ACP synthase II; the protein is MELKRVVVTGLGALTPIGNTVPDFWAALLNGVSGAGPIKGFDTEKFKTKFACEVKNFNPEDFMDKKEARKLDPFVQFAIASTEEAVKDGQFDFTKLDTNRIGVIWGSGIGGIKTFLDEMRNFFAGDGTPRINPFFIPKMIIDIVPGHISIKHGLRGPNFATVSACASSTNAMIDGFNYIRLNMADVIITGGSEAIINEAGIGGFNAMHALSTRNDSPETASRPFDKDRDGFVAGEGAGTIILEELEHAKKRGAKIYAEIVGGGMSADANHITAPHPQGLGAKMVMTNALRDAGMKTSDIDYINVHGTSTPLGDISEVSAIGDLFGEDAYQLNISSTKSMTGHLLGAAGAVEAIAAILSVKNDVVPPTINHFTDDPQFDPKLNFTFNTAEKRTVRAALSNTFGFGGHNASVIFKKYEE
- the rnc gene encoding ribonuclease III, which translates into the protein MPLFDLYKLYLSADKEFVKKLKNILGFVPGNTVLYKMAFRHRSVAKVLKNGSRSSNERLEFLGDAILGSVIAELLFKSYPYKEEGFLTEMRSKIVNRVNLNQLARKMGFDQLIIFDQKMVNVQTKHHSMLGDAFEALIGAIYLDKGYDFTREFLMKRIVKPYIDIHTLELTETNFKSKLIEWCQRHGKDITFDMVQNGEGESTKLFTIQAMIEGENYGIGRDYNKKNAEKLAAEKACEALSI
- a CDS encoding YicC/YloC family endoribonuclease; this encodes MTGYGLASTDHENIKFAVEIKSLNSKFLELNLKLPRAYADKELLLRNVCSKDIERGKVNVSVNIERSAENLKGATINAALLSKYYKQLEAINIDLGANSGNLLQAVLNFPEVISYTEDEASDSEWKVLNETFNTALKNFNKFREDEGAVLRSDLELRIKNILQFFAQIEVLEPLRIPQIRSRLNQFLEDNVGKLNVDQNRLEQELIYYIDKLDITEEKIRLRSHCDYFVEALKGKDANGKKLGFISQEIGREINTMGAKANDAQIQQLVVGMKEELEKIKEQLLNVL
- the gmk gene encoding guanylate kinase, with the protein product MKQGKLIIFSAPSGAGKTTIVKHLLTKFPSLSFSISATTREQRGDEVHEKDYYFISKEAFLHKVAHQEFVEFEEVYNGTFYGTLRSEIQRIWDAGKHVIFDIDVEGGIRLKRKYEADALAIFVQPPSLEVLKERLTGRGTDSPEKLQERFTKAEKELEYAEKFDVILKNYDLEVACQEAEKLVADFIAS
- the nadD gene encoding nicotinate (nicotinamide) nucleotide adenylyltransferase, translating into MKTGLFFGSFNPIHTGHLIIANYMASFTELDEVWLVVSPHNPLKEKKGLGNMYDRLEMARLATEKAEHLKVSNIEFGLPQPSYTIDTLTYLQEKYPDRTFALIMGADNLASFKKWKNYEVLLKNYQLYVYPRPGIDLTEWKSHPSIILTDTPQMDISSTFIRKAIKEHKSIQFQVPDAVIAFIESKNMYR
- a CDS encoding SAM-dependent methyltransferase, giving the protein MSKGTLFLIPVPLAENASAKSYTPYLLDTINALDTYIVENEKTARKFLKEAGLQKPQSELKIHDYGKHKRNDSMVPYFKELMTGKDVGLMSEAGSPGIADPGADVVAEAHKRGIKVVPLVGPSSILLALMASGFNGQSFTFHGYLPIDKTERGKRIKELEQLAIKNKQTQLFIETPFRNNHLYEDILKNTAAQTLLCVACNITGEDEMIKTMSIGQWRQERIDLHKKPTIFLLYR